From the Bacteroidia bacterium genome, one window contains:
- the dnaE gene encoding DNA polymerase III subunit alpha → MSDFIHLHNHSHYSLLDAACTVDDLVAATVENGMGAFALTDHGVMFGAMEFFRKASKAGIKPILGNEMYMVTRGSRFDRNAAETHPEGKRHGYNHLVLLAKNEVGYRNLIKLTTYGHTEGFYYKPRIDFELLRRHHEGLIALTACAGGVVSTYLATGDYESARSVAADLKDIFGDDVYLEIQNHGLEREAMIREGMTRLATELGMKLVATNDIHYVDRTHAVAHNVYLHIADVREADDITRLRYETAQYYYKTEREMLELFREYPQAITSTLEIAEKVNFSMQTGINHMPEFPIPAESGVSSLDDYMRFLTYTGAEKRYKTLSTEIRDRLEFEIGVITRMGYSGYFLVVQDFINAAKNRSIRVGPGRGSAAGSLVAYALGITDVDPLRYELLFERFLNPDRVSMPDIDIDFQDERREEVINYVREKYGSTSVSQIVTFGRLSARAVLKDVGRVLGVPLNIVESITKQIPVKMGKVQPLKYAFGLEKDESGKWTPIKELEWVRNSDDPKIQRLVEFSVILEGLNRNVGMHAAGVVIAPSDTSDYVPLYKTPNTELMTQFNMGDLEEAGLLKMDFLGLITLTVIDRTVKHVKSTRGIDIDIDTIPLDDEKTYTMIGEGHTIGVFQFESSGMRDYLTKLKPRSIDDLAAMNALYRPGPMDFISDFIDRKYGRKSIEYIHPDMEPILKSTYGIIVFQEQVMQLANRIAGFTLAQSDLMRRAMGKKKADVMAQQREAFVAGAKERGIHAKAASDIFDMIDKFANYGFNKSHSVAYSILAYQTAWLKANYPAEFMAALMTSEMASTDKIVVLMDECRKLGITVLPPDINASVADFSVTDESIRFGLAAIKNVGTAAVDSIVQARTQHGVFRTIFDFTERVNAKAVNKKTMESLVLAGAMDSLDGNRAEVFSAIESSIAYGQQRQQELQAGQSSLFDDFAASSSSISTQPALPRQSDWSDAEKLSKEKSVLGFYVSGHPLEQYRLEVEALASVRLGEFDPAVDGTVIQACGILSAVRSKIDKRGKNMAFTAIEDFTGKAECLVFSDAYEKSRNAIADDKAVVLTGKAEVTGDSLRIVAEEIIDLEQAIRTQTKSVIISISSVTATRKQIEDGIQVLDRQRGSGNSQCFFYVTDGNGQSWNLVSRTARISVSTQLLRELRNVFGAANVRISVKDQ, encoded by the coding sequence ATGTCCGATTTCATACATCTCCATAACCATTCTCATTACTCGTTGCTCGACGCCGCATGCACGGTGGACGATCTCGTCGCCGCGACAGTGGAAAACGGCATGGGCGCATTCGCCCTGACCGATCATGGCGTCATGTTCGGTGCGATGGAATTTTTCCGTAAAGCAAGTAAAGCCGGAATTAAGCCCATCCTTGGTAACGAAATGTACATGGTTACACGCGGTTCCCGCTTCGACCGCAATGCAGCCGAAACTCATCCGGAAGGCAAACGACACGGCTACAACCACCTGGTTCTTCTCGCAAAAAATGAGGTCGGCTATCGCAATCTCATCAAACTGACGACCTACGGACACACGGAGGGATTCTACTACAAACCTCGAATTGACTTTGAACTCCTTCGCAGGCACCACGAAGGACTCATCGCACTGACGGCCTGCGCGGGAGGTGTCGTATCCACGTATCTTGCAACGGGTGATTACGAATCCGCCCGCTCCGTCGCTGCCGATCTCAAAGATATTTTCGGTGACGATGTGTATCTCGAAATCCAGAATCATGGCCTCGAGCGCGAGGCCATGATTCGCGAGGGAATGACCCGGCTCGCGACCGAGCTGGGTATGAAATTGGTCGCCACGAATGATATCCATTATGTTGACCGTACCCACGCTGTCGCGCACAATGTCTATCTCCATATCGCGGACGTACGTGAGGCGGACGATATCACCCGTCTGCGTTACGAGACGGCGCAGTACTATTACAAAACAGAGCGCGAAATGCTCGAGCTCTTCCGCGAGTACCCGCAGGCCATTACCTCTACTCTGGAAATAGCAGAGAAAGTCAATTTCTCTATGCAAACCGGCATCAACCATATGCCGGAGTTTCCCATCCCGGCCGAATCCGGTGTTTCCTCCCTTGACGACTACATGCGCTTCCTCACGTATACTGGGGCGGAAAAACGATACAAGACACTCTCAACGGAGATACGCGATCGCCTCGAGTTCGAGATCGGTGTCATAACGCGGATGGGGTATTCGGGATATTTCCTTGTAGTCCAGGATTTTATAAATGCCGCGAAAAATCGAAGCATTCGTGTAGGTCCCGGCCGCGGCTCGGCTGCGGGGAGCTTGGTAGCCTACGCTCTCGGCATCACGGATGTCGACCCCCTTCGCTATGAATTGCTCTTTGAACGCTTCCTCAATCCTGATCGTGTATCCATGCCTGATATCGATATCGACTTTCAGGATGAGCGCCGCGAAGAGGTTATTAATTACGTTCGCGAAAAATATGGATCCACCTCGGTATCGCAAATCGTCACCTTCGGCCGCCTCAGCGCCCGCGCGGTTTTGAAGGATGTCGGACGGGTGTTGGGCGTACCGCTCAATATCGTCGAGTCCATTACCAAGCAGATCCCTGTGAAAATGGGGAAAGTCCAGCCCCTGAAATATGCGTTCGGACTCGAAAAGGACGAGTCGGGAAAATGGACACCGATCAAGGAACTCGAGTGGGTACGAAACAGCGATGATCCGAAAATTCAGCGCCTCGTGGAATTTTCCGTCATCCTCGAAGGATTGAACCGCAACGTCGGTATGCATGCCGCGGGCGTCGTCATTGCTCCGAGCGATACCAGCGACTATGTCCCGCTGTATAAAACGCCCAATACCGAGTTGATGACCCAGTTCAATATGGGCGATCTCGAAGAGGCCGGTCTGCTGAAAATGGACTTCCTCGGTCTCATCACACTCACCGTGATTGATCGTACCGTCAAGCATGTGAAGTCCACCCGCGGTATCGATATCGACATCGATACCATTCCTCTGGACGACGAAAAGACCTACACGATGATCGGCGAGGGACACACGATCGGTGTGTTTCAGTTTGAATCCTCCGGCATGCGCGACTATCTGACAAAGCTCAAGCCGCGCTCGATCGACGATCTCGCGGCCATGAACGCGTTGTACCGTCCCGGCCCGATGGATTTCATCAGCGATTTCATTGACCGTAAATATGGTCGGAAAAGTATTGAGTACATTCATCCGGACATGGAACCCATCCTGAAATCGACCTACGGAATCATCGTATTTCAGGAGCAGGTGATGCAGCTGGCAAATCGTATCGCCGGCTTTACTCTTGCCCAATCCGACCTCATGCGCCGCGCCATGGGGAAGAAAAAAGCGGATGTCATGGCACAACAACGCGAGGCATTCGTCGCCGGCGCGAAAGAGCGTGGCATTCACGCCAAAGCGGCATCCGACATATTTGACATGATAGACAAGTTCGCCAACTACGGCTTCAACAAGTCGCATTCCGTCGCGTATTCCATTCTTGCCTATCAAACCGCCTGGCTCAAGGCCAATTATCCGGCTGAGTTCATGGCCGCACTCATGACTTCGGAAATGGCGAGTACGGATAAAATCGTCGTCCTCATGGACGAATGCCGTAAACTGGGCATCACGGTCCTCCCACCGGATATCAACGCCAGTGTCGCCGACTTTAGTGTCACGGATGAAAGTATCCGCTTCGGCCTCGCGGCTATCAAGAACGTCGGAACCGCCGCAGTCGACAGCATCGTGCAGGCGAGAACTCAACACGGGGTGTTTCGCACAATCTTTGATTTTACCGAGCGCGTCAATGCCAAGGCGGTCAATAAGAAAACGATGGAAAGTCTTGTGCTCGCCGGCGCCATGGATTCGCTCGACGGCAATCGTGCCGAAGTGTTTTCCGCCATCGAAAGCTCCATCGCCTACGGACAACAGCGCCAGCAGGAGCTTCAAGCCGGCCAATCCAGTCTCTTTGACGATTTTGCCGCATCGTCCTCCTCGATATCCACCCAACCGGCACTGCCACGGCAATCGGACTGGAGCGACGCGGAAAAGCTGTCCAAAGAGAAAAGCGTGCTGGGCTTTTATGTCTCCGGCCACCCGCTCGAACAATACCGCCTCGAGGTCGAGGCACTCGCGTCTGTCCGCCTGGGAGAATTCGATCCGGCTGTGGATGGCACCGTGATTCAGGCCTGCGGTATTCTCAGTGCGGTCCGTTCCAAAATCGATAAACGCGGAAAGAACATGGCGTTCACCGCTATTGAAGATTTTACCGGAAAAGCGGAATGTCTCGTGTTTTCCGATGCGTATGAGAAATCGCGCAACGCCATCGCGGACGATAAGGCCGTCGTGTTGACCGGAAAAGCCGAGGTCACCGGAGATAGTTTGCGTATCGTCGCGGAGGAAATTATCGATCTTGAGCAAGCCATCCGGACGCAGACGAAATCGGTGATCATCTCCATATCTTCCGTGACCGCTACCAGAAAACAGATTGAGGACGGAATTCAGGTGCTGGACCGACAACGCGGATCGGGAAATTCTCAATGCTTTTTTTATGTTACAGACGGTAATGGACAGTCGTGGAATCTCGTCAGCCGAACGGCGCGGATATCCGTGTCCACACAGTTGCTGCGCGAACTCCGAAATGTGTTCGGTGCAGCCAATGTTCGCATATCCGTGAAAGATCAGTAA
- the trxA gene encoding thioredoxin has product MKAIEITDGNFEQEVAQSSVPVLIDFWAVWCGPCRIIAPIVEEIAGEYEGKVKVGKLDVDNNAETAGKYGIRSIPTLLIFKGGEVVDRIVGAVPKHTIVEKLTPLI; this is encoded by the coding sequence ATGAAAGCCATCGAAATCACTGACGGCAATTTCGAACAGGAAGTCGCACAATCATCAGTACCTGTACTTATCGATTTCTGGGCAGTATGGTGTGGACCCTGCCGTATCATCGCTCCCATCGTCGAAGAAATCGCGGGCGAATACGAGGGAAAAGTGAAGGTCGGCAAGCTTGACGTGGACAACAATGCCGAAACTGCCGGAAAATACGGTATTCGCAGTATCCCGACGCTTCTCATTTTTAAAGGCGGCGAAGTAGTCGACCGCATCGTCGGAGCCGTTCCAAAGCATACCATCGTCGAAAAGCTCACCCCGCTTATCTGA
- a CDS encoding M1 family metallopeptidase: MKYLCTLFLATTLFIPCQSTRAENNPLPMPKEVKRAYERGTRSADGKPGSRYWQNSADYTITARIDPATRLLEGNENITYINNSPDTLRTIVFRLYQNLNLPTAPRATAIGANAVTEGMRIRELRVNGSKLYPDGQKDALRIDHTVMYLRLPAPLPPGSSVAIEIGWTFTIPVSTGEGGGNPRMGAYENGSMFLAYWFPRIAVYDDVRGWDLLPYNGEHEFYHDYGRMQVSITVPERYGVWASGTLKNADHVLKQSVLNRFRTALTSDSVVRIIDTDDLRTSPFKPSEKGNTWLFEAEQVPDFAFGVAAGYLWDAVSANVEGRRVMVNAAYDPASTSFTTVAHEGRLTVEMMSKERPGIPFPYPAITVFNGYYGMEFPMIVNDGTFGSRVNDVYVHTHEIAHTYFPFMVGTNETRYAWMDEGMAYFLPVDVQKALSNYDHMIRAARGYERFSGSEMDYPMMLPSVASSGNDLQIIGYLKPALAFAVLRDMLGETRFDEALKDFVRHWESRHPLPWDFFNTFNRSSGENLDWFWKGWFFDFGMPDLGIATVQLDAANTRITIARKGSMPLPVLLTLTLDNGEERTMQRPASIWADGSSEAVFEVKTDRPVRSIVLGGGWIPDGKPSDNSWRAY, encoded by the coding sequence ATGAAATATCTCTGTACGCTATTTCTTGCCACAACGCTGTTCATACCCTGCCAATCCACTCGGGCGGAAAACAATCCCCTTCCCATGCCCAAAGAGGTCAAGAGAGCGTACGAACGTGGCACCCGCTCTGCGGACGGAAAACCCGGTTCTCGCTACTGGCAAAACAGTGCGGATTACACGATCACCGCGCGCATCGATCCGGCAACACGACTGCTGGAAGGAAACGAGAACATCACCTACATCAATAACAGTCCCGACACGCTGCGGACGATTGTTTTCCGTCTCTATCAAAACCTGAACTTGCCTACCGCCCCGCGGGCTACCGCAATTGGCGCAAATGCCGTGACAGAGGGAATGCGCATTCGCGAATTACGCGTCAACGGAAGCAAGCTTTACCCCGACGGCCAGAAGGACGCGCTGCGAATCGATCACACGGTGATGTATCTCCGCTTGCCGGCACCACTCCCGCCCGGTTCATCCGTCGCCATCGAGATCGGCTGGACCTTTACCATCCCCGTTTCAACCGGTGAAGGTGGCGGTAACCCGCGCATGGGGGCGTACGAAAATGGCTCGATGTTTCTCGCATATTGGTTTCCGCGCATTGCTGTATACGACGACGTACGCGGCTGGGATCTTCTGCCGTACAATGGCGAACACGAATTTTATCATGATTACGGACGGATGCAGGTCTCCATTACCGTCCCGGAGCGCTATGGCGTGTGGGCGAGCGGCACGTTGAAGAATGCGGATCATGTCCTGAAACAATCCGTTCTGAATCGCTTCCGCACGGCTCTTACATCAGATAGCGTTGTCCGCATTATTGACACGGACGATCTGCGTACGTCACCCTTCAAACCGTCGGAGAAAGGAAACACCTGGTTGTTCGAAGCTGAACAGGTCCCGGACTTCGCCTTCGGTGTCGCTGCCGGTTATCTCTGGGATGCGGTTTCCGCAAACGTCGAGGGACGTCGCGTGATGGTGAACGCGGCGTATGATCCTGCCTCAACGTCATTCACCACGGTGGCGCATGAGGGCAGACTCACGGTTGAAATGATGTCGAAGGAGCGTCCCGGCATACCATTTCCCTATCCCGCGATTACCGTTTTCAACGGATATTACGGTATGGAATTTCCTATGATTGTGAACGACGGGACGTTTGGCAGCCGCGTCAATGATGTGTATGTGCACACGCACGAAATCGCACACACCTATTTTCCCTTCATGGTCGGCACCAACGAAACGCGCTATGCCTGGATGGATGAGGGGATGGCCTACTTCCTTCCGGTGGATGTTCAGAAGGCACTCTCGAACTATGACCACATGATTCGGGCGGCGCGGGGATATGAACGCTTCTCCGGGAGCGAAATGGACTATCCCATGATGCTTCCATCGGTGGCATCCTCGGGCAACGATTTGCAGATCATCGGGTATCTCAAACCGGCACTGGCCTTCGCCGTGTTGCGCGATATGCTCGGTGAAACACGCTTCGACGAGGCATTGAAGGATTTTGTCCGACATTGGGAAAGTCGCCACCCTCTTCCGTGGGATTTCTTCAATACCTTCAATCGAAGCAGCGGCGAAAACCTGGATTGGTTCTGGAAAGGATGGTTTTTCGATTTCGGAATGCCTGATCTCGGTATCGCTACAGTGCAGCTTGATGCGGCAAATACGAGGATCACTATCGCGCGCAAGGGTTCCATGCCCCTACCGGTGCTGTTGACCCTTACTCTGGATAACGGCGAAGAGCGCACCATGCAACGACCCGCGTCCATCTGGGCGGATGGTTCGTCCGAAGCGGTGTTCGAGGTGAAAACTGATCGGCCGGTACGAAGCATCGTCCTCGGGGGCGGATGGATCCCCGACGGCAAACCGTCGGACAACAGCTGGCGCGCGTATTGA
- a CDS encoding DUF2807 domain-containing protein: MKSLLYASVLLFPLLFFGCVISEHGLTWGSQDVIESGNRVSETRPLQAVSAVRFAMAGTLLIRFGDTPEIRLEADESMLPLIETTIRDGELIISMASGSWIRTKEKMRGTLTVPALEALRTSSSGDITVAAWRGDRLAVASSSSGDVELESIDATSIDLRSSSSGDIRIGRVSAKQLRANLSSSGDISISDGATGTQSVRISSSGDYDARGMRSGNADVRCSSSGDASIWVTHRLRASKSSSGDIRVKGNPVVE; this comes from the coding sequence ATGAAATCGTTGTTGTATGCCTCCGTGTTGCTCTTTCCGCTTCTGTTTTTTGGCTGTGTCATCTCGGAACACGGTTTGACCTGGGGAAGCCAGGACGTGATCGAATCGGGGAATCGTGTGTCGGAAACACGACCACTCCAGGCCGTCAGCGCCGTCCGCTTCGCTATGGCCGGCACCCTGCTTATCCGCTTTGGCGATACGCCGGAAATCCGGCTCGAGGCGGATGAGAGCATGTTGCCTTTGATAGAGACCACCATCCGTGACGGCGAACTGATCATCTCCATGGCTTCGGGATCGTGGATACGAACGAAGGAAAAAATGCGCGGCACGCTCACCGTACCCGCTCTCGAAGCCCTGCGCACCTCGAGCAGCGGTGATATCACGGTTGCGGCCTGGCGAGGAGACCGCCTCGCTGTCGCAAGCAGCAGCTCGGGTGATGTGGAGCTGGAGAGTATCGACGCGACCAGTATTGACTTACGGAGCAGCAGTTCGGGCGACATCAGAATCGGCAGAGTGTCAGCGAAACAGCTGCGCGCCAATCTCAGCAGCTCGGGTGATATTTCCATCAGCGACGGCGCTACCGGGACCCAGTCGGTACGCATCAGCAGCTCCGGTGACTACGATGCGCGCGGCATGCGAAGCGGTAACGCGGACGTCCGTTGCAGCAGTTCCGGTGATGCATCAATTTGGGTTACTCATCGTCTGCGCGCTTCTAAAAGCAGCAGCGGTGACATTCGTGTCAAAGGCAACCCGGTTGTTGAGTAA
- the tpiA gene encoding triose-phosphate isomerase: protein MRPCVIAANWKMHLDSSGAQALARDVRQHMEREPANAAQVILCPPFPFLGIVKTAIEGSGIGLGAQNMHTAPSGAFTGEVAAPMLQAMGCGWVILGHSERRQYFGEDDAHINAKVHTAVQHGLTPIVCVGETLEQRELGVTEQVIEAQVRGVLAGLAPDNVAKLILAYEPVWAIGTGKTATPAQAQEVHALIRALVGLLHGSTAADALVIQYGGSVKADNAAELFAQADVDGGLVGGASLDASAFAAIIHAAGATL from the coding sequence ATGAGACCCTGCGTAATCGCCGCAAATTGGAAAATGCACCTCGATTCATCCGGGGCGCAGGCCCTCGCCCGGGATGTTCGTCAACACATGGAACGCGAGCCCGCGAATGCCGCACAGGTGATTCTGTGTCCCCCATTTCCTTTTCTTGGAATAGTAAAAACGGCCATCGAGGGTTCGGGCATAGGCCTTGGAGCGCAGAACATGCATACTGCTCCCAGCGGCGCGTTTACCGGCGAGGTAGCTGCACCGATGCTTCAGGCGATGGGCTGTGGCTGGGTAATTCTGGGCCATTCAGAACGACGGCAATATTTCGGTGAAGATGATGCACATATCAATGCCAAAGTTCATACCGCCGTTCAACACGGACTCACCCCTATCGTGTGTGTGGGTGAGACGCTGGAACAGCGTGAACTGGGTGTGACCGAGCAGGTTATCGAAGCACAGGTACGTGGAGTGCTGGCAGGACTTGCGCCGGACAATGTCGCAAAACTGATCCTCGCATACGAACCTGTGTGGGCTATCGGTACCGGTAAAACCGCCACACCCGCCCAGGCACAGGAAGTCCATGCGCTGATTCGGGCGCTCGTTGGTCTCCTGCATGGATCGACAGCAGCGGACGCTCTCGTTATTCAGTATGGCGGTTCCGTGAAAGCTGATAATGCAGCGGAACTCTTCGCTCAAGCAGACGTAGACGGAGGTCTGGTCGGCGGAGCCAGTCTCGATGCGTCCGCGTTTGCGGCGATCATCCACGCCGCCGGAGCGACGCTCTGA
- a CDS encoding isoprenyl transferase, protein MAFKSTMTDEAKMELDALASQGSIPKHIAIIMDGNGRWAKSKGKTRVFGHREGVRSVREIVEACARIDVSYLTLYTFSTENWKRPKDEVSMLMRLLVSSLKQELESLHENGVRLITMGEVNKLPPDAQQELQRSVEKTKNNKKLTLNLALSYSGRWDIVRAMKRLALDVRSGRISPEDVDDRLISSYLSTASLPDPDLLIRTSGELRLSNFLLWELAYTELYISQCYWPDFRSHELAEAIRSYQSRERRFGLVSEQLQHPAAHRRSAKEELMNAISSL, encoded by the coding sequence TTGGCATTCAAAAGCACCATGACCGATGAAGCGAAGATGGAACTCGACGCACTTGCCTCGCAGGGTTCCATTCCGAAACACATCGCGATCATCATGGATGGCAATGGCCGTTGGGCTAAAAGCAAAGGAAAAACCCGTGTATTCGGTCATAGAGAAGGCGTTCGGTCGGTACGGGAAATTGTGGAAGCCTGCGCACGAATTGACGTCTCGTATTTGACGCTGTACACCTTTTCCACCGAAAATTGGAAAAGACCAAAAGACGAGGTGTCCATGCTTATGCGCCTCCTCGTCAGCTCATTGAAGCAGGAGCTCGAAAGTCTGCACGAAAACGGTGTCAGACTTATCACCATGGGCGAAGTCAACAAGCTCCCGCCGGACGCCCAGCAAGAATTGCAACGCTCCGTAGAGAAAACAAAAAACAACAAAAAACTCACTCTGAATCTGGCGCTCAGCTACAGCGGGCGGTGGGATATCGTGCGTGCCATGAAGAGATTGGCCCTTGATGTACGCAGTGGTCGAATTTCACCCGAAGATGTTGATGACAGACTCATTTCCTCCTATCTCTCAACCGCATCCCTTCCAGATCCCGACTTGCTCATTCGTACCAGCGGGGAATTGCGGCTGAGCAATTTTCTCCTCTGGGAACTCGCATATACAGAACTTTACATTAGCCAGTGTTATTGGCCCGACTTCCGAAGTCACGAGCTGGCCGAGGCCATCCGCTCCTATCAATCAAGGGAACGGCGCTTCGGACTCGTGAGCGAGCAGCTTCAGCATCCTGCCGCACATCGCAGGTCGGCCAAAGAAGAACTGATGAATGCAATCTCCAGCTTGTAA
- the bamA gene encoding outer membrane protein assembly factor BamA yields MQSPACKRFVAYFTTLLLVAAALVAQQAPKQQIYKVLGISVEGAVTSDPSTLMFTAGIRTGDEIAVPGDVTQKAISKLWNLRLFSDVQILIDRQIGDGIYLKIKVEEYPRLENIVVQGNDEFTEDDIKTKIGLIKGQILRPTDFNRISRKLQADYEKEGYMLAEITLKAELVNPRENRADLKVMIDEGPEVEVENITFSGNSAFDDSDLRGAMDETSQKSWWKFWGSARFNRELYEKDKDLIIAMYREEGYLDAAILRDSIWYSDDRQAMYINITVEEGDRAYIRNVIWKGNTVYSDSLLSARLGFQSGDVFNETRFQENLRGNRDQTDVASLYLDNGFLRFFAQEDRIRVAPDSVDVVINVMENNKSRIGHVVIRGNSKTHDNVIRRVLYTYPGDYFDRSAIIRSIRELATLNYFNPETIRPEPSMVNDTTVDIIYNIEERSSDTFNASVGYSGTYGATGAFGLTFNNFNIAEPFRGGAGQVLNFEWQFGEASRFRIFSLSFTEPWFMSSATSIGFSLYDERQQYVFDMRRTGASVNLGRRFRFPDDFSRGDWFVRFQELDVKDGGSFYSTGNYTQVSLTQVLSRNSLDSPIFPSSGSRVALTTEISGGFLPGSVDYHKHRLELMWFTPLLQSENQSRLTLYTGTRFGLVKGFSESSYIPPIEYYYMGGNGLQYQTEQLRGYEDRSIGPRINGVIAGGTIYSHYVAELRFAITLNPMPLYILGFAEAGNIWLNEKFLDPFDLKRSAGLGARLLIQGIGLIGFDYGYGFDDVEPKDGKADGWHFHFQFGRGF; encoded by the coding sequence ATGCAATCTCCAGCTTGTAAACGCTTCGTCGCATACTTCACCACACTGCTCCTTGTCGCCGCGGCGCTCGTCGCGCAACAAGCTCCAAAGCAGCAGATCTACAAGGTGCTCGGCATCAGTGTCGAAGGTGCAGTTACGTCCGATCCTTCCACTCTCATGTTCACTGCCGGTATCCGTACCGGCGACGAAATCGCTGTTCCCGGCGACGTGACGCAAAAGGCCATCAGCAAACTTTGGAATCTGCGTCTCTTTTCCGATGTCCAGATTCTCATTGATCGACAGATCGGCGATGGTATTTACCTGAAAATAAAAGTCGAGGAGTATCCGCGCCTGGAGAATATCGTCGTGCAGGGAAACGACGAATTCACGGAAGATGATATCAAGACAAAAATCGGACTTATCAAGGGCCAAATTCTTCGACCTACCGATTTCAACCGTATCAGCAGAAAGCTCCAGGCGGACTACGAAAAAGAAGGCTACATGCTCGCCGAAATCACTCTCAAAGCTGAGCTCGTGAACCCCAGGGAGAATCGTGCCGACCTCAAAGTGATGATCGACGAAGGACCGGAAGTCGAAGTCGAAAACATAACCTTCTCCGGCAACTCGGCCTTTGACGATTCTGACCTCCGAGGTGCCATGGATGAAACATCACAGAAGAGTTGGTGGAAATTCTGGGGCAGCGCACGCTTCAATCGCGAGCTGTACGAGAAAGACAAGGATCTGATCATCGCGATGTATCGTGAAGAGGGTTATCTCGACGCCGCCATCCTTCGTGACTCCATTTGGTACAGCGACGACCGCCAGGCAATGTACATCAATATCACTGTCGAGGAAGGCGATCGTGCGTACATACGGAATGTGATCTGGAAGGGCAACACCGTCTATAGCGACTCGCTGCTGTCCGCCCGCCTGGGCTTCCAGTCCGGCGACGTCTTCAACGAAACGCGGTTTCAGGAAAACCTCCGGGGCAATCGCGATCAAACCGACGTGGCTTCGTTGTACCTCGACAATGGTTTTCTCCGCTTCTTCGCTCAGGAAGATCGCATACGCGTTGCGCCGGACTCGGTAGATGTGGTCATTAACGTGATGGAGAACAACAAATCCCGTATAGGCCATGTGGTGATCCGGGGAAATTCCAAAACACACGACAACGTCATCCGCCGCGTGCTGTACACCTATCCGGGTGATTATTTCGACCGCTCCGCCATCATCCGCAGCATACGTGAACTCGCAACCCTGAACTATTTCAATCCTGAAACTATCCGGCCGGAACCTTCGATGGTGAATGATACCACGGTGGATATCATTTACAATATCGAGGAACGTTCGAGCGATACCTTCAACGCCTCCGTAGGGTACAGTGGAACGTACGGCGCGACCGGGGCGTTCGGGCTCACCTTCAACAACTTCAACATCGCGGAGCCATTTCGCGGAGGCGCCGGGCAGGTACTCAATTTCGAGTGGCAGTTCGGTGAGGCATCGCGATTCAGGATTTTCTCGCTGTCCTTCACGGAACCCTGGTTCATGAGCTCAGCGACCTCCATAGGTTTTTCTCTCTATGACGAGCGCCAGCAATATGTGTTTGACATGCGCCGTACCGGTGCCTCGGTCAATCTGGGACGCCGTTTCCGTTTTCCTGACGATTTTTCACGCGGCGATTGGTTCGTTCGCTTCCAGGAACTCGACGTCAAAGATGGCGGAAGTTTCTATTCGACAGGCAACTACACCCAAGTCAGTCTTACCCAGGTGCTGTCACGCAACTCGCTCGACAGCCCCATCTTTCCAAGCTCCGGTTCACGTGTAGCGCTGACGACGGAAATCAGCGGCGGCTTCCTGCCGGGTTCTGTGGATTATCACAAGCACCGCCTGGAGCTCATGTGGTTCACTCCGCTCCTTCAATCCGAAAATCAAAGTCGGCTCACACTGTACACCGGTACGCGCTTCGGACTGGTAAAAGGCTTCTCCGAAAGTTCCTACATTCCGCCGATCGAATACTACTATATGGGCGGTAACGGCTTGCAGTATCAAACCGAACAGCTCCGTGGTTACGAAGATCGCAGCATCGGTCCCCGCATCAATGGCGTGATTGCCGGCGGCACAATTTACTCACATTACGTCGCCGAACTGCGCTTCGCCATTACTCTGAATCCCATGCCTTTGTACATTCTCGGCTTCGCGGAAGCGGGTAATATCTGGCTCAATGAGAAATTCCTCGATCCCTTCGACCTCAAACGCAGCGCGGGACTCGGAGCCCGACTTCTCATCCAGGGTATCGGTCTCATCGGTTTCGATTACGGTTACGGCTTCGATGATGTGGAGCCGAAGGACGGTAAGGCGGATGGTTGGCATTTCCATTTCCAATTTGGCCGCGGCTTTTAG